The following proteins are encoded in a genomic region of Glycine max cultivar Williams 82 chromosome 18, Glycine_max_v4.0, whole genome shotgun sequence:
- the LOC100798651 gene encoding calcium-dependent protein kinase 2: protein MGCCVSKDSEPQHNGYRHGGTGGVHNQKTHEPLVNQSRAPANQPYHLPEKHAASTAQTVPQNMPWKPSGPALSPKPVVSVRQDTILGKQFEDVKQFYTLGKELGRGQFGVTYLCTENSTGLQYACKSISKRKLVKKSDKEDIKREIQIMQHLSGQPNIVEFKGAYEDRNSVHVVMELCAGGELFDRIIAKGHYSERAAASICRQIVNVVHICHFMGVMHRDLKPENFLLSSRDESALLKATDFGLSVFIEEGKLYRDIVGSAYYVAPEVLRRRCGKEIDIWSAGVILYILLSGVPPFWAETEKGIFDAILEGHIDFESQPWPNISNNAKDLVRKMLIQDPKKRITSAQVLEHPWIKDGNASDRPIDSAVLSRMKQFRAMNKLKKLALKVIAENMSAEEIQGLKAMFTNMDTDKSGAITYEELKAGLHRLGSKLTEAEVKQLMEAADVDGNGSIDYIEFITATMHRHKLERDDQLFKAFQYFDKDNSGFITRDELETAMKEYGMGDDATIKEIISEVDTIISEVDTDHDGRINYEEFSAMMKSGNQQQGKLF, encoded by the exons ATGGGTTGTTGTGTAAGTAAAGATTCAGAGCCACAACACAATGGTTACAGACATGGTGGAACTGGTGGAGTGCACAACCAGAAGACTCATGAACCTTTAGTCAACCAATCAAGAGCACCTGCAAATCAACCTTATCATTTACCTGAAAAGCATGCTGCATCCACTGCTCAGACAGTGCCTCAGAATATGCCATGGAAGCCTTCTGGTCCGGCCCTTAGTCCTAAACCTGTTGTTAGTGTTAGGCAAGACACAATTCTTGGGAAGCAGTTTGAGGATGTGAAGCAGTTCTACACACTCGGGAAGGAATTGGGTAGAGGGCAATTTGGGGTGACATATCTTTGCACTGAGAATTCAACTGGGTTGCAGTATGCCTGCAAGTCCATTTCCAAGAGGAAACTTGTGAAGAAATCTGATAAGGAGGACATAAAGAGGGAGATTCAGATTATGCAGCATTTGAGTGGTCAACCCAACATTGTTGAGTTCAAAGGGGCTTATGAGGATAGGAACTCAGTTCATGTTGTGATGGAGCTGTGTGCAGGTGGGGAACTTTTTGATAGGATTATTGCCAAGGGGCATTACAGTGAGAGGGCAGCTGCTTCAATATGCAGACAAATTGTAAATGTTGTTCATATCTGCCATTTCATGGGTGTGATGCATAGGGATCTGAAGCCAGAGAATTTCTTGTTGTCTAGTAGGGATGAAAGTGCACTTCTCAAGGCAACTGATTTTGGCCTGTCGGTCTTCATTGAAGAAG GAAAGTTATATCGGGATATAGTTGGCAGTGCTTACTATGTTGCTCCTGAAGTTCTGCGGCGCAGATGTGGGAAGGAAATAGATATATGGAGTGCAGGAGTCATATTGTATATCTTACTGAGTGGAGTCCCTCCATTTTGGGCCG AGACTGAGAAGGGAATATTTGATGCCATATTGGAAGGTCACATTGATTTTGAAAGTCAACCATGGCCTAACATTTCAAACAATGCCAAGGATCTTGTTCGTAAGATGCTTATACAGGATCCAAAGAAACGCATTACCTCTGCTCAAGTTCTTG AGCACCCATGGATTAAAGATGGAAATGCTTCAGACAGGCCAATAGACAGTGCAGTCCTTTCCAGAATGAAGCAATTTAGAGCAATGAACAAGCTAAAGAAACTTGCCTTGAAG GTCATTGCTGAGAATATGTCTGCAGAAGAGATCCAAGGTTTGAAGGCAATGTTTACAAACATGGACACTGACAAGAGTGGTGCAATCACCTATGAAGAACTAAAGGCAGGATTGCATAGACTTGGCTCAAAGCTTACAGAGGCTGAAGTGAAGCAGCTTATGGAAGCT GCTGATGTAGATGGAAATGGCTCAATTGACTACATAGAATTCATCACTGCTACAATGCATAGACACAAATTAGAAAGAGATGACCAACTTTTCAAGGCCTTCCAATATTTTGATAAAGACAACAGTGG GTTTATTACAAGAGATGAACTAGAAACAGCCATGAAAGAATATGGTATGGGTGATGATGCCACAATCAAGGAAATCATATCTGAAGTTGATACAATTATATCTGAAGTGGACACAGATCAT GATGGTAGAATCAACTATGAAGAATTCTCTGCGATGATGAAGAGTGGAAACCAACAACAAGGCAAGTTATTCTAA